The Salicibibacter halophilus DNA window TTATCAACTGGCCAATGCAGGCGATTCCCTTGTTCATCATAATACCAATCTTGTTCTTTTCGAGTAGTAAAAATGGGATGTTCAACGGAAAAAACAAAGCTTCCCCCAGGCTTTAGAGAATCATAAACTTTTCCGCAGATTGACTTAAACGACTTAATATAGTGAAAGGTAAGCGAACTAATTACCACGTCAAATTGAGAGTCTGAAAAGTCGATTTCCTCAATTGGGGCTTTAATATACGAAATTAAGGGATCATTTGTCTTTTCACAAGCTCTTTGAATCATTTTTTCGGATATATCTATACCTGTCACAGATCCTGCTTGCTGCTGACGTGCATATCGACAATGCCAACCGAAACCGCAACCTAAATCGAGTACACTTTTATCTTTTAGATCTGGTATTAGTTCTTTTAATATATGCCATTCCCCAGCACCTTCAAGTCCCTTAACGGATCGAGGCATTTGTTCATACGCAGAAAAGAAATTCGGATTATCATATTTATTTTGTTTCATCGTCAATACATCTCCAGTTACCTTTTTCAATTAATTAACCCGCAAAAGCCATAGTGGGCACTTTTCTTATTCGGCAAACGCGCTTCGATTGTTTATCTAATGTTTTTTCCCGTAAAGTCAACTAGATCAGGTTGATAAATCAGCTTTGAGGGAGCATTTCCAACGTGCCCTTCCCAAATTTCATATTCCTTTTCAAACTTCTCTCCAATTGCAGGAAACTTTTCCTCATCATAATCAAGCTCTACATATTCTTTCCATACCTTCTGATGATCTTCTAAAATTGGACTCATCTTTCGTACTTCTTTTATCCCTGCACCTTTATGTTCTCCGTAATGCATTGATGTGTTGGTTTCATAATCAGTTCCAAGCATTAAAACACAACCGTTATTACGGTATATAAAGCCGAGTGGTGAGTCATCGCCCAATCCATTATCTAATGAATGGTTATTTGCGATTTCATCACTGTTCTTTCCCCATACTGAAAACGAGTGTACAGGATGATAACTACGTTTGACGTCCGGGTATGTGCGAAATGACTCTGGAATAGCCCCCATTGCTACTGTTGGTGTTACACTGGGATCAAATGGCGGTAATTCATTCATCACTTCAGTGACCCATTCTTCTGGAATTGCTGGATTACCCCACTCCCTTGGATCCGATATATCAGCACTGTGAGCTGGCATGATTATCGTACCTTTTGAGGTAACCACATCTTGTAAAGCACGAATTATAGCTACTGGACCACCACAGACCCAGCCTAACGATTTCATCGAAGAATGCACAATTACAACCATATCCTCACGTAATCCTAATTTTTTTAAGTCATTTACAAGCGAACTACGTGTTTGTGGTGCCTTAGATTGTTGAATTAATTCTGTTTGACTCATGATGTAAAACTCCTTAATATGTATAAAAATAGCGATAATAGACTACCAGTATTTTTAAATGGTTACAAACTCTCTGATATTAACTAATCGGATACAAAACCGTTATTCAATTAAATGGCCTTTTTCTGGTACAACTTTATTCCATTAGAGCGCTTCGATTCATGAATAAAGACTTACACCCTAACTTTGATTAAATCGCCCCAATCAAACGAATACAGAAGTTTCCTATACTTCTTCCATCTTTTTTAGTTTCCTTTTAAATAAAAACGCAAGGGCTGTCATAAATACAAGTAGACCTATAAGCCCCCATACCGAAGCATAATCTGGGTATTCAAACATAAAAAAGACGGTTATAAGGAATATAGGAATATATAGTAATGTTCGTAAAATCCAATTCATTCTCTCTCGATGTAGCGAGCCACTTCATGGCCGCACTTCTGGCAGTTTCCACGGAGTACTATTTCATCTTTGAATCCTGCCATCTCAATTTTATAATCTGTAATCGTAGTTGTTCCGGCGCAGGACACGCAAAACACATTATGGATGATTTTTTCTCTGCCCATTCTGGGATTTAATTCCACTGTTCCTGAGCATTTTTCATGATTAATTTCACTCCAAGAATATAATTTATTCCGTATTTGCGCTTCTATTCTTGAAGACTTGATTTTAAGATAAGCGCTCGTTTGTATTATAACCTCTGATCTATTAGAAAAACTTTGGTTGCCACCTGTTAGGTAGATCCACGCATGATTAATTGACCTTCGAAAGTTTTGACCTCTCCTTCTAAAGGTGTGCCTTCATACAAGATTTTCATTAATGTTTTAGCAGTATAAACGCCTAACTGATCTATAGGGATATGAATGGTTGATATGGTAGGATGAGTTGCTAAACAGATTTGGTGATCATCATAACCCATGACCGCAAAATCTCGTGGAACGTCGAACCCTCTTTGTTTCAGCTCTTTTATGACCCCTGCGGCAACATAATCACTTCCCGTGAATAATGCAGTTGGACGATCACTTTGGGGCTGGTTGATGAGCTGCTTCACGACATTCATACCGTCTTTAATCGTAAAACACCCGGGATAAATCCATTTTTTTGCCTCCTGAAAATCTTGATGTAGGGTTTGTTCATAACTTTCTCGTCTTTTTTGCTGTAACGGACTATTGGAAACATCATAACAGAAACCTATTCTTGTATGCCCCTGATTGAGTAAATGATTGAGGCCTTCTGTAGTTGCTCCTCGTTCATCGTAACAAATCACAGGAATCGTTGCTTCTTCGTGAAATTCATTACACAGTACAAGTGGTCCATAATGTACATACTCTTCTATAAGCTCCCAATCATTTTCTATAGAGCATAAAATAACGCCTTCGATTTCTTTAAATTTAAGCATTTCTAGAATGGCTTTCTCATTTTCCGCATTGTAGAAACTTTCACTAATCATTGTTTTATAACCCTGTGTCCTTAATTCTTTTGAGATTCCCGAAGCTAATAAGCTAAAAAATGAATGATAAAGATTTGGAATAATAACTGCAATAGTCTTGTTTTTCATAAGTCTAAAACTTCTGGCAATCGAATTAGGCACATAATTTAATTCTTCAATAACCTCCAACACTCTTTGTCTGTTTTCCTGACTAACATAAGGATGGTGATTGAGTACTCGAGAAACGGTAGATTTTGAAACATTTGCTTTGGATGCAATATCGTGTATGGTCGTCACTTTACCCCCTATAAAATATTTGACCTGGGATTGTTCCCACATTATAACATGGCATTAATACATGTAGTTGAACGGAGGATTACAAAATGAATGGGCATAAACCCCAAAAAACAACACTTCGACCGTATGACGATGTTAATCAGACCCAATTTATCGTTTACGCTGATTTAGATGAAACGTTTTATTCTCACCAAATAACCAATGAAGAAGAAACTTCTATAAAGGCCTTCGAAAACTATATGGAGTGCCTTGTTAAACGTCATCAAGTTCTTTTTGGAGTCATTACTGGTAGCAATCTTGACTCCGTTATTCAAAAGTTGGAAAACGGTTCCCATCAAATCATGCCCCATTTTATAGCCTGTGATTTGGGGACGATGCTTTATTGGGTCAATAAGAACGGAGAATTCCTTCCAGATCAAGCGTGGGTGGATCGGCTAATGAAAACGAACTTTACCCAATCGACCGTGAACGCTATCATCCAAAACTTGGAGTCGTTATACAACATCGAGATGACAGCCCAGACCCAATTAGGCTCTTCATCATTTAAAAAGAATTACTATTATTACATGATAGATGACCATACAGATACTAAGAATATCGAAATGATCAGAGACCTTGCCCATAATCAGGAGTTGGGGTGTAATATTAACATTTGCAATCCGTTAGCAGGGGACCCCGAAGGAGCCTATGACGTTGATTTTATCCCCCAAAATACAGGGAAAGCAGCCATCATAGAATTTATCAATCAAAAATTTCAAGTAGATAGGGAAAATACATTTGCATTTGGGGATAGTGGCAATGATTTGGAAATGTTATCAAAAGTTGAACACGGATATTTACTCGATAATGCGACCATTGATGCTAAGAAACAACATGAAAAAATAACGACCGATCCATATACGAAAGGCATATTGAACATTTTAAAAGAACACTTCCCCATGTAAGCCCTAAACTGTAACATCTGACGCACAAAAGGAGGAAACCTTTCGATGTATTACCAAAGTCAAAAAAACGATATAAATATCGAGGAAACCCTTATTGTAGTGGTTGGTCGCTTAAAAGGGGGCTATGTTGCCCGCACCTCTCATTGTGCCTGCAAACGGTTGGTTTTTGACAATGATAGTCATGGGTTTCATCAACTAACTACTTGGATCACAGAAAACATGAAGGTTAATAGGAAAGATCAGGTGGTTTTGGGCATAGCGGACATGAATCTCCAATGGATGAAACTAGCGTATTACGCGAAATCAAAAGGATTTTCACCCCTTATTGTCTCTCCAGATGCTGGGGAGTTTCATGATCTATTCAATAATAAAAATGCGTATGGCATTATGCAACGTATTAAAAGTGGTCATTATACCACAGCGAACCTTCCTGAAGGTATTTATGCTGAATTACAGAAAGGAAGCAACGTTCGTAATGATCTTTTATCGAAGTTACATGATACCCGAGAAGAAATTAACCGATGGATTGATTGCTATTTTCCGGAATTTATGACAGTATTTAACGGCTGGGAAGGGAACAATGCGATTCATATATTAACGTACTTCCCTTTTCCGGAAGAAATCAGAGGGATAACGACAGACAAGATTGCGCTTATATGCAACTTAAGTGTGGAAACAGCTGAATTATTGCAGAAAGCTGCCCAACGCTCGATTGGTATAAATCACGGATCAAGAATGGCCGAAGTTGAGATTATTACCCTCCTCAATCAATATCATGTTCTCCAAGATCAAAAAAACCAGGTGAATGTCTACCTTGAAAATTTTTGCACATCCCTTCGAGAAATCAAGACTAAAACGAAGAAATAATAGCAGAAATAAGGCTTCCCACGTTGTTTATATGAACACAAGGTAGGAAGCTAATCTCAAGGAATCTGTCCACAGTTCCTCGACAATCGCGTCTCTTTTACGGAAGACTGACAAATGCCATAATACTTCGCAACTTTATTTTAAATCCGCACCCCTTCCTCCTGCCGGTAACTTCAAACTTTTCGCACACCAGCACAACTCGGTTCCCCCCTTCTTTCATCGATTCCATTGCAGAAACGAACTTATAATGTTAACCTTTTTATTATAATGGTTAACATTATAAGGAGGGACTATCATGACCGATACAATAACCCCAACAAAATGGGAAATACTTGCTGACAAAGCTTTGCAAGGAAAAAGGTTGACGCTGGAAGAAGGGTTGTCCTTGCTACAAGCCGATGACGACGAGATGCTGCCCATTATGCAAGCGGCTTATCGTGTACGGAAGCATTACTACGGGAAAAAAGTGAAGCTGAATATGATTTTTAATGCGAAAAGTGGAAATTGTCCGGAGGATTGCGGCTATTGTGCGCAATCGATTGTATCTTCTGCCCCCATAGAGAAATATCGGTTGCTGGATAAGGAGACGTTGGTGGCCGGCGCCCATGAAGCGATCGAACGTCAGGCCGGCACGTATTGCATCGTGGCGAGCGGGCGCAGGCCGTCAAACCGCGAGGTGGATCAAGTCGTGGCAGCTGTTGAAGAAATTACGGCGACGACCGATTTAAAAATATGCGCATGCCTCGGACTGCTCGATGAGGGAAAAGCAACGCAATTACAAAAAGCAGGCGTCCATCGCTACAATCACAACTTGAATACGCACAAAGACAACCATGCCAACATCACGACGACTCATACATATGATGATCGGGTGGATACATTGGATCATGTGAAAAACGCGGGCATTTCACCATGTTCCGGTTGCATTGTCGGCATGGGCGAAACGGATGGGCAGCTTGTAGAAACCGCTTATGCTTTGCGGGACATGGATGTTGATTCAATCCCGGTGAATTTTCTGCACGCGATTCCGGGGACGCCTTTGGAGGACTACCCGCGAACAAAGCCAATGAAATCATTGAAAGTGCTGGCCATGATGCGATTGATTAACCCATCAAAAGAAATACGAATTTCGGGAGGACGCGAGATCAACCTCCGCCACCTCCAGCCGATTGGTTTATATGCGGCGAACTCTGTGTTTGTCGGCGATTACCTGACAACTGAAGGGCAAGCCATCAAAGAAGACCACGCGATCATTGAAGATTTAGGATTTGAGATCGAAGAATGTGCCCTTTAAGTCCCTAAGGATTGTAATAAATCGGGGAGTTCGGCCCCAGTTCCCAACCAAAAAATATCCATACGAACAAAAGGATGGACCAGGCGATTAAAAAGAAGATGGAGAATGGCAACATGACGGAAATGAGCGTGCCAATGCCCATTCTCCGGTCGTATTGCTGGGCAAAAGCAATAATGACGGCAAAGTACGTCATGAGTGGCGTTATAATGTTCGTCGCCGAATCTGCTACACGATAAGTGGCCTGCGTTAGCTCCGGGGAGTAGCCGACCTGCATCATGATCGGCACGAAAACCGGAGCCATCATGGCCCATTTGGCCGATGCGCTGCCTATAAATAAGTTAATGAAGGCGGTAAGCAAGAGGAATCCGATAAGGACCGGGAAACCGCCGATATCAAGATTATTGAGTAATTCGCCGCCGTAAATACCGATGATCAAGCCCAGGTTTGTTTCCTCAAAGTAAGCGATAAATTGACCTGCGGTAAACGCGAGCACGATGAACATGGCCATCGAAGCCATCGTGTCGGACATTTGATTGACCACATCCCTGTCGCTTCGCGTTTCTTTTGTCACTATGCCATAGACGAGACCGGGGATGAAAAATAAAATAAGCAAAATGATGACAAGCGATTCCATAAATGGAGACTCCACGATCGGTTGCGGACCTTCCCCTCTCATCGGCCCCCATTCCGGAACGACGAGCAAACTCATAAATCCAGCCGCGATCAACACAGACACGATCGCCCACGTAATGCCCCTTTTTTCCGTGGGGCTGATCTGTTCCAACTCTCCGGTAAATTCCCCATCCCAAGCACCAAGTCGAGGCTCAACAATTTTTTCTGAAACCCACGTGCCGACAATGGTTAATAGAAAGGTGGATACGATGATAAACCAATAGTTCATCGCGATGTTCATCGTTTCCGCATATTGCGGATCGATCGTTGATGCTGCGTCACGCGTGAGTTCGGCAAGCATAGGATCTGTGGCTGAAAGCAACAAATTAGCACTAAATCCGCCGGAAACCCCGGCAAAAGCTGTCGCCAAGCCTGCAAGAGGATGACGGTTAAGCGCGGAATAGATAAGCGCCCCGAGCGGCGGAAGCACGACGTAACCGGCATCGGACGCGACACTGGACATAATCGCCGCGAACATGAGCCCCGCTGTAATCAATCGATTGGGAATCGCGAGGACGAACCCTCGCAAGCAGGCACTGATCAGGCCGCTCTGCTCGCATACACCAATCCCGAGCATCGTCGCCAAGACGACACCGAGCGGAGCAAAGCCGATGAAATTATCAACCATGCTTGTAAATATGTACTGAATCCCCTCGCCGGAAAGCAAATTCAAGACTTCAAGCGTCTCGCCGGGTTCCGCGGGGTCTTCCACGCTCATATCAAAACTGGCGACAATTGCAGAAACAATGATCACGATAACGGCTAAAATCGCGAACAGCGTGACCGGATGCGGCAGCCTGTTGCCTGTTCTTTCGATAAAATCGAGAAAACGTTGGAAAAATCCTCTTCTTTGTTTTGCTTCTGCCATACCAATTCCCCTTCTCCGGGATAACTCAGACCCTTTTTTTGGTATCGTTACCAAAACAGGCCTTTCTATGTATGGCAAAAAAGCTGATCGCAATCACTCGAACTGAAATCAGCAATTCCCACCTAAGCGTATTGATGATTAAAATAAACCAATGTGTCCACCGAGACTTTTAACGCTTTTGACAAATGGTGAATGGTATGAACGTCTGTTTCACCGGGGAATCCGTATTCTTCAAATGATTGTATTGTTTCCATATCCAATTTTGTGACTTCAGCCAATTCTTCCTGAGACATTTTTAACGCCAACCGAAACGCATCAATCATCACATTGCCCCCTATTTCATCTAATAATTCTTATTATAATCTTCACAGTGACAACTACTGTCAGGGAACATCCAATCTTCACTTCTTAAAGAGCGTGTTCAAAAAGCCCCCAAATTTAACGAAAAAATAAAAACGCACCCGAGCAAAAAATGGTAAAATGGGAGTGAACAAACAACCAAAAATACCAATTGCGAGGTGCGTTTTCATGGATTTGCAGCTTGAACTGCTTCCGTACCATTATTATAACACACTCGGCTTTGATGCAGAACTCATTGATTATATCGACCACGTCGATGACCAGGTGGTGCGTGAAAAGGTTGCCCCACTCTATAAAGACGGCGGACGTCCGCCTGTCGATCCAAGGACGTATTTCCGGATGCATTACCTCTATTTTACGCGACCTGAAATCTCCTCTTTCCGGGAACTTTGCAGGCAATTGAAAGATCCCAAAAATCATGCCTGGCGCAACTTTATCGGCACGCCGAATATCAAAGATGTGCCTGTGCACAGTAGCCTCAGCCACTTTCGTAAAGAGGTGACGCCTGAGACGTTTTATGAGATTTTGTTTGATCTCATCCGTCAAGCCATGCAGCTGGATGATTTCATAGAACCGACGCTTACGGGCATTGATTCCAGACCGGTTTATGCCCTTGTCAACGGGTATAAAAAGAAACGTTGTGCCTGTGACGATCAATCCCAGATTTCGCGCTAGCGACCATGCACACTAATCATTCCTGATGTCCAACGCGTTATGCTTGTCTGATTGTAGCTGATTCATCAGCCAATGCAACAAAATGCGCGCTTATTCCCGTTCCTTCGACATTAGCAAGGCAAACGAATGACCGTCTCAAGGTTACTGGTGACGGCTCTCGACAGCCATCGAGCTCCTTGGTTCTGTGAAAATGGAGGCATCCATTTCCAACAAAACGAGAATACGGGGTAATTGCGGCTCATAATGCTTCGGGAAGAACCGCCGAAGATGTCCGTCAATCTCCATATGAAGGATGTCGACGGTGTCCAAAAGTTCCAAAACAGATTCACCCGTGGGGCGAAAGCTTCTGCGTCCTCCTCCGCCAAGTTGGTACAGGGGTTCGGAGGCCCCTTCCATGTTTTTGCGAATCAGGTATTCAAAGAGGCTGTACACCATGACACTGATCATCATCACACATGCAAAAGCTTCCACGCGTTTAGGTTTTGCCAGATAGACCCTGCCGACAAAAAAGGGATTTTTGAGGAAACGAAAGCGATTTTCCACCGTCTGTTGCCCTTTATAGGCCTTTAACAGCTCCACGTCTGCTTGATCATCTTTGGCGACACTGGTCACGAGAATAAAGATAGAGGCTTGCTTTCGAATCGCCTCGAGCTGTTCGTCCGAAGGGGGATGAAGCGTTAATCGGACACGATAAACCGTGATCGGCGGCGGTGGCGCCTCCCCTTTTTTGGGACGGCCCCGCTTTTGGCGTTTGCCTGGCAGCTCTACACAGACCGTCGTGCCTTCAAATGTATGGTAGCCTTTTTGGTGTTTCTTGAGAAATGCGCCCAGCGCCTCTTCCGCGTCGGCCTCGCAGGAGAAGTCCTGCCTTTCCAGCTCGGCTTGTTCCTTGTGCCAACGTCTCTGTTCCTTTTCCAAGTTGCTTTGGATGGTTTTTTCTTTTCGGGCATCCATATGGTCGGATTGGATCACCAGAAACCGGTAGGTTTTCCCGTTAAGGTCAGCTTTGGTGGGATAGATGCGGTAAGAAGCAGCGCCTTTACGGTCCACGAGGGCACCGATCTCCTCCCACTGATCCAAATCCTGCTCTAAGGCCTCTGCCTTCAAGGTTTTGGCGAGATTGAAATTCTCCGGCAATCGGGACAAAAACTGAAAATCGGCCTGATCCTTTTGGCCCGTGGTGGCCTCCAGATTATCTTGGGTGACCAGGGCACTATCCGAAATAAAAATCGCCTGTTCCAGTTGTTCCGGATCATACCAATCGGTGAGCGCATGCAAGACATGCTTGTTCCACGTTTTATCATCCTGGTTACCGTCTAAAATATCGCCATAAACAGGGATGCCTTCCGGCGTCGTTCCCAACCCAAACTTGAATTGGGGCAGATCAGGCCGGTGGTCTTTGGAATAGCCGCGTACAATTTTCAAGATGTCCTCCTCGTCCGGGTGATTCTTGGGTTGGCCCGTGTACACAAAGGATGTGGTATCAAAATGGAGCCCTTTCCACGTGAGGTCGATCGGAGCTTGAACGGCCTGAATGGCTGTCTTACAGACCTTCTCAATGCCCGCTTCATGAAGGGCGTCTAACGCACGGCCGAGCGCATCGTCATTGAAATCATTCGCTTTCGTTCCGGGACCAAAGAGTAACTCGACATCTTGCTCTTGATAAAATTCTTGGACGCGATAAAGGGCTTTACGATGGGATAACTGATTGATGATCATAGCAGCTACTCTTGTCCCTACGGAGACGTTACAGTCTTTCTCTTTGACAGGAGATAGCTTGTCGATGGCCTCAATTAATCCCATTTTATCCATCAGCTGGCGGATCACTGGCGTTGATCCGATACGAACGGATTGAATGTCGGGAAGATCTTCTGGTGATAGGCTCAAAGGAATCACCTCATGGGTTGTCTTTCCTGAACCTTTGATACAGGTAAGGCAAATTCCTGCCAAAAATTAAGAAACATACTCAAACGGGCGCGAAATGTGGGATCAATCGTCGTGCGATTGTGAAAAGACATTTTCAGACCCGGACGCTAAGGTGGGTGTGCA harbors:
- a CDS encoding helix-turn-helix domain-containing protein, coding for MIDAFRLALKMSQEELAEVTKLDMETIQSFEEYGFPGETDVHTIHHLSKALKVSVDTLVYFNHQYA
- the bioB gene encoding biotin synthase BioB, translating into MTDTITPTKWEILADKALQGKRLTLEEGLSLLQADDDEMLPIMQAAYRVRKHYYGKKVKLNMIFNAKSGNCPEDCGYCAQSIVSSAPIEKYRLLDKETLVAGAHEAIERQAGTYCIVASGRRPSNREVDQVVAAVEEITATTDLKICACLGLLDEGKATQLQKAGVHRYNHNLNTHKDNHANITTTHTYDDRVDTLDHVKNAGISPCSGCIVGMGETDGQLVETAYALRDMDVDSIPVNFLHAIPGTPLEDYPRTKPMKSLKVLAMMRLINPSKEIRISGGREINLRHLQPIGLYAANSVFVGDYLTTEGQAIKEDHAIIEDLGFEIEECAL
- a CDS encoding transposase; this encodes MDLQLELLPYHYYNTLGFDAELIDYIDHVDDQVVREKVAPLYKDGGRPPVDPRTYFRMHYLYFTRPEISSFRELCRQLKDPKNHAWRNFIGTPNIKDVPVHSSLSHFRKEVTPETFYEILFDLIRQAMQLDDFIEPTLTGIDSRPVYALVNGYKKKRCACDDQSQISR
- a CDS encoding IS1634 family transposase, which translates into the protein MSLSPEDLPDIQSVRIGSTPVIRQLMDKMGLIEAIDKLSPVKEKDCNVSVGTRVAAMIINQLSHRKALYRVQEFYQEQDVELLFGPGTKANDFNDDALGRALDALHEAGIEKVCKTAIQAVQAPIDLTWKGLHFDTTSFVYTGQPKNHPDEEDILKIVRGYSKDHRPDLPQFKFGLGTTPEGIPVYGDILDGNQDDKTWNKHVLHALTDWYDPEQLEQAIFISDSALVTQDNLEATTGQKDQADFQFLSRLPENFNLAKTLKAEALEQDLDQWEEIGALVDRKGAASYRIYPTKADLNGKTYRFLVIQSDHMDARKEKTIQSNLEKEQRRWHKEQAELERQDFSCEADAEEALGAFLKKHQKGYHTFEGTTVCVELPGKRQKRGRPKKGEAPPPPITVYRVRLTLHPPSDEQLEAIRKQASIFILVTSVAKDDQADVELLKAYKGQQTVENRFRFLKNPFFVGRVYLAKPKRVEAFACVMMISVMVYSLFEYLIRKNMEGASEPLYQLGGGGRRSFRPTGESVLELLDTVDILHMEIDGHLRRFFPKHYEPQLPRILVLLEMDASIFTEPRSSMAVESRHQ
- a CDS encoding LacI family DNA-binding transcriptional regulator, which codes for MTTIHDIASKANVSKSTVSRVLNHHPYVSQENRQRVLEVIEELNYVPNSIARSFRLMKNKTIAVIIPNLYHSFFSLLASGISKELRTQGYKTMISESFYNAENEKAILEMLKFKEIEGVILCSIENDWELIEEYVHYGPLVLCNEFHEEATIPVICYDERGATTEGLNHLLNQGHTRIGFCYDVSNSPLQQKRRESYEQTLHQDFQEAKKWIYPGCFTIKDGMNVVKQLINQPQSDRPTALFTGSDYVAAGVIKELKQRGFDVPRDFAVMGYDDHQICLATHPTISTIHIPIDQLGVYTAKTLMKILYEGTPLEGEVKTFEGQLIMRGST
- a CDS encoding AbgT family transporter; its protein translation is MAEAKQRRGFFQRFLDFIERTGNRLPHPVTLFAILAVIVIIVSAIVASFDMSVEDPAEPGETLEVLNLLSGEGIQYIFTSMVDNFIGFAPLGVVLATMLGIGVCEQSGLISACLRGFVLAIPNRLITAGLMFAAIMSSVASDAGYVVLPPLGALIYSALNRHPLAGLATAFAGVSGGFSANLLLSATDPMLAELTRDAASTIDPQYAETMNIAMNYWFIIVSTFLLTIVGTWVSEKIVEPRLGAWDGEFTGELEQISPTEKRGITWAIVSVLIAAGFMSLLVVPEWGPMRGEGPQPIVESPFMESLVIILLILFFIPGLVYGIVTKETRSDRDVVNQMSDTMASMAMFIVLAFTAGQFIAYFEETNLGLIIGIYGGELLNNLDIGGFPVLIGFLLLTAFINLFIGSASAKWAMMAPVFVPIMMQVGYSPELTQATYRVADSATNIITPLMTYFAVIIAFAQQYDRRMGIGTLISVMLPFSIFFLIAWSILLFVWIFFGWELGPNSPIYYNP
- a CDS encoding HAD-IIB family hydrolase; the protein is MNGHKPQKTTLRPYDDVNQTQFIVYADLDETFYSHQITNEEETSIKAFENYMECLVKRHQVLFGVITGSNLDSVIQKLENGSHQIMPHFIACDLGTMLYWVNKNGEFLPDQAWVDRLMKTNFTQSTVNAIIQNLESLYNIEMTAQTQLGSSSFKKNYYYYMIDDHTDTKNIEMIRDLAHNQELGCNINICNPLAGDPEGAYDVDFIPQNTGKAAIIEFINQKFQVDRENTFAFGDSGNDLEMLSKVEHGYLLDNATIDAKKQHEKITTDPYTKGILNILKEHFPM
- a CDS encoding class I SAM-dependent methyltransferase, translated to MKQNKYDNPNFFSAYEQMPRSVKGLEGAGEWHILKELIPDLKDKSVLDLGCGFGWHCRYARQQQAGSVTGIDISEKMIQRACEKTNDPLISYIKAPIEEIDFSDSQFDVVISSLTFHYIKSFKSICGKVYDSLKPGGSFVFSVEHPIFTTRKEQDWYYDEQGNRLHWPVDNYQKEGVREASFLNENVTKYHRTVSTYINNLIDTDFMIKAVKESFPSDEMSKNDPQMEDENRRPMFLMISANKK
- a CDS encoding aminoglycoside N(3)-acetyltransferase; the protein is MSQTELIQQSKAPQTRSSLVNDLKKLGLREDMVVIVHSSMKSLGWVCGGPVAIIRALQDVVTSKGTIIMPAHSADISDPREWGNPAIPEEWVTEVMNELPPFDPSVTPTVAMGAIPESFRTYPDVKRSYHPVHSFSVWGKNSDEIANNHSLDNGLGDDSPLGFIYRNNGCVLMLGTDYETNTSMHYGEHKGAGIKEVRKMSPILEDHQKVWKEYVELDYDEEKFPAIGEKFEKEYEIWEGHVGNAPSKLIYQPDLVDFTGKNIR